The window GGAACACTCGATGCAGACGGTATCACCAATGCCCCGATGAAGTCACCTATCTGGGGTGCTTTTATTCAGGATCAGTGGGAAATCAATGATACCAATACCTTGTTGATCGGGTACCGGTATGATTATGATAAAGTACATCATTCTGTCCATTCGCCGAGGTTTGCATGGAAATTCAATCCTAATCCGTATCACACTTTACGTTTCAATTTTGGAACAGGTTTCAGAGTGGTTAATTTATTTACGGAAGATCACGCAGCACTTACAGGTTCCAGAGAAGTTGTGGTAAAATCAGATTTGAAGCCGGAAAGATCAATCAACGGAAACCTCAATTATATCTGGAAAATCCCTGTAGGCAGCAGAATGGTGAATCTTGATGCATCTGCGTTTTACACTTATTTCAGTAATAAGATTGTAGGAGATTTTGATTCTGACCCTAATAAAATTATTTATGATAATCTTCACGGATATGGAATTTCAAGAGGTGCTTCTTTGAATGTGGATTTTAGTTTTCAGTTTCCTTTGAGTGTTAATCTGGGAGTGACGTATCTGGATGTATACCAGAAATTTGATAACGAAAATCAAAAAACACAACAGCTGCATGCTCCAAAATGGAGTGGTACCTATAACCTCACGTATAAGTTTGCGAATAATCTGACTATCGATTTTACCGGACAGTTTTACGGTCCAATGCGACTTCCTGTTCTTGTGAATGATTACCGTCCGGAATATTCACCCTTTTATTCGTTGGCTAATATCCAGGTGTCGAAGAGTTTCAAATCCGGATTTGAAGTGTATTGCGGGATGAAAAATTTATTCAATTTCAGGCCGAAGGATCCCTTGATGAGACCGTTTGATCCATTTGACAAATATGTTGATGATCCTGTCAACAATCCTAATCATTATACTTTTGATACGGCATACGGCTATGCACCCATGCAGGGGATCAGAGGTTTTCTGGGGGTAAAATATACTTTGAAATGAAAAAATTAGCTTTATTTTTAATGTTAGTGCCTTGTTTTTATCTGTCTCAGATGAAGACAGGCACTTTTTCTGATCTTGAGATTTGGCAGAAAGAAAATCCGAAACCGGTTGTAATCCATCTGTATACCGAATGGTGTGCGGTCTGTAAAATTGAGTCTTTCCGTATGGGCAAAGATCAAGAGCTTGTTGATATGATGAATGAACATTTTTATTTTGTCAATTTCGAGGCAGAAAAAACGAAAGAAAAAATTCATTTCCAGCATCGGGATTTTGAATATCTGCAGAATGGAAATTCCGGGATTCATGAGTTGGCGCTGGCATTATCTAAAAATAAAAATCAGCCGGTTTATCCTGTATGGATATTTCTGGATCAGCATCAGAATCTGGTGTATTATCAGGAAGGGCAGATGACGCCTGAAAAAATGAAGCAGAAGCTGTTGGAGATTTCTGCTTTGTAAGGTGTGAGATTTAAATTTAGACAATTATATACAATTTCAAATTAATCCTGCTATCTTATTATTATGACGCTGTCATTCTGAATGTAACGCAGTGAAATGAAGAATCTAAGCTTTACATGAGATTCTTCCTTCGTCAGAATGATAATGGTGTAAAATCCTATATAGCCGCGTAAATTTAAATGTTTGCATCGATCAAAACAGCCAGCTGAATACAAGGTTGATCAGAGCGATTGCTCCATGCATGATTCGTTCCTCTCTGAATGACGATGTCACCCGGTTTCAGAAGCGTTTCCCCTTCTTCCATGATGAGATAGAGTTCACCGGAAAGAATAACGATATAATCCAGTGTTGGCGTTTTATGCATCATGGGGTGGGGTTCATTTTTTTTCCATTCCACCCCTAAATCCTTATCAGGAGGAATTACTACATATCTGAAATAGGTGCCATTTTTAGGCGTTTGTGGAAAACCGGTATTGGGAATTCCGGTTTCAAAATGCAGGCTGGCCGGCATGGTCTGAGTATTCCACACATCTGAAATGATGAGTCCCGGAAAATGTTCTACAGCGTTTTCTACCTGTAAATCTTCTATAATAACAGATTTTCCGTCTTTTTCTCCTGTTACAATTCGTCTTGGTATTTTGTTCATAGATTAATGTTTCATGATCAGTTTATGTCCCTGAGTCAGATTATTTTTTAAAATAGAATGTGCATTCAGAACGGTATCTAAAGAAAGAGCTCCAACAATTTTGTACTGAGGTGGAAGAATTGTTTCATTTTCGATGAGTTTCTTTATTTCGAGTAAACTGTTTTTATAATACTCATATTTTTTAACCATTCCGTAAGTGTAATTGGA of the Chryseobacterium aureum genome contains:
- a CDS encoding thioredoxin fold domain-containing protein; protein product: MKKLALFLMLVPCFYLSQMKTGTFSDLEIWQKENPKPVVIHLYTEWCAVCKIESFRMGKDQELVDMMNEHFYFVNFEAEKTKEKIHFQHRDFEYLQNGNSGIHELALALSKNKNQPVYPVWIFLDQHQNLVYYQEGQMTPEKMKQKLLEISAL
- a CDS encoding cupin domain-containing protein, which translates into the protein MNKIPRRIVTGEKDGKSVIIEDLQVENAVEHFPGLIISDVWNTQTMPASLHFETGIPNTGFPQTPKNGTYFRYVVIPPDKDLGVEWKKNEPHPMMHKTPTLDYIVILSGELYLIMEEGETLLKPGDIVIQRGTNHAWSNRSDQPCIQLAVLIDANI